One segment of Leptospirillum ferrooxidans C2-3 DNA contains the following:
- a CDS encoding chemotaxis protein CheW produces the protein MKELSTDRSIEPFSPGSPSGTDFADGSDEILQLVSFTLAGENYGCEVIHVQEINRLSDLTRVPKAPHYVDGVVNLRGKILPVINFRRLLGFPSASEVTEDMRTIVVNAEGILAGLTVDSVNQVIRIPRKDIENRQDFNMAGSFADAITGVAHLDDSLVTIIDIMSLLRRHQSDVSGSGR, from the coding sequence ATGAAGGAACTTTCGACCGACAGATCCATTGAGCCATTCTCCCCGGGATCTCCGTCGGGGACAGACTTTGCTGATGGATCAGATGAGATCCTCCAACTGGTCAGTTTTACCCTTGCAGGGGAAAATTATGGATGTGAAGTCATTCATGTTCAGGAGATCAACAGGCTCTCGGATTTGACCCGTGTGCCGAAGGCTCCCCACTATGTTGATGGTGTGGTCAATCTCAGGGGAAAAATTCTGCCGGTGATCAACTTCAGAAGGCTTCTCGGATTTCCTTCCGCATCGGAAGTGACCGAGGATATGAGAACGATCGTTGTGAATGCGGAAGGGATTCTTGCGGGTTTGACGGTGGACTCGGTCAACCAGGTCATCAGGATTCCCAGAAAGGATATTGAAAACCGTCAGGACTTCAATATGGCCGGAAGTTTTGCGGATGCCATTACCGGAGTGGCCCATCTTGATGATTCCCTGGTAACGATTATTGATATCATGAGCCTTCTCAGAAGACACCAGTCTGATGTTTCAGGATCCGGGCGCTAA
- a CDS encoding flagellar motor protein has protein sequence MDITTLLGFLIGIGGILGGATMEGLPLGTIFQLTAAIIVFGGTIGATMVTTPLPQVIAAVKGIPRLFLNSKSDPVPLILKIVELAKVSRKEGLLKLEAYLEDPFIKANGFFTRGVRMVMDGTDIAKVREALEGESFYMEEEEGGAAKVFEAAGGYAPTIGILGAVLGLIHVMSNLSDPNKLAEGIATAFVATVYGVGSANLIFLPLSGKLKIKNRSEGKFREMIIAGLVAIGQGENPNNIQDLLAGFLSEAERVHLPST, from the coding sequence ATGGATATCACGACCCTTCTGGGTTTCTTGATCGGTATCGGTGGAATTCTCGGCGGGGCAACGATGGAAGGTTTGCCTCTCGGGACCATTTTTCAGCTGACAGCTGCCATTATTGTGTTCGGCGGAACGATTGGCGCGACGATGGTGACGACACCCCTTCCACAGGTCATTGCCGCAGTCAAGGGGATTCCCCGGCTGTTTTTGAATTCAAAGTCCGATCCGGTGCCCCTTATCCTGAAAATCGTCGAGCTTGCAAAAGTTTCACGAAAGGAAGGGTTGTTAAAGCTTGAGGCCTATCTTGAGGATCCATTTATCAAGGCCAATGGATTTTTCACCCGCGGTGTCAGAATGGTGATGGATGGCACGGATATCGCCAAGGTTCGCGAAGCTCTTGAAGGAGAATCGTTCTATATGGAAGAGGAAGAGGGCGGAGCTGCCAAGGTTTTTGAAGCCGCTGGCGGGTATGCTCCGACGATCGGAATCCTTGGGGCGGTTCTGGGCTTGATCCATGTCATGAGCAACCTCTCCGATCCGAACAAGCTTGCTGAAGGGATCGCCACTGCCTTTGTCGCCACGGTGTATGGGGTGGGTTCTGCCAACCTGATCTTTTTGCCGCTTTCTGGAAAGCTCAAGATCAAGAATCGTTCCGAAGGAAAGTTCCGGGAAATGATCATTGCTGGACTGGTCGCAATCGGTCAGGGGGAAAATCCGAACAACATCCAGGATCTTCTGGCAGGATTCCTGAGCGAGGCGGAACGGGTTCATCTGCCTTCCACCTGA
- a CDS encoding methyl-accepting chemotaxis protein — protein MKLQGKIQLSVFLILLLFLSVTGVLTIYKVSGDLMNQEGKRSEMMGQSIIGSLSTVMMSVNAPVLSQKVIEDQKHLEGILRVQVLRPSGKQAFYDNKMIDRVNAWRHYDAYARRSFFSRPKNDSGRLGQDSRFKNVLLYGRAVSYQETVDGTPALTRLLPIKMSNNCLLCHGFQKDQPVMAVLRISTPLTAFNHSKNSMIMEISILSLATMIVLSVLLSITMRTLAIRPIQEIVSVIEQTAQGDLTRTVQPRTGDEIGSLMTHFNEMVMKIREVVIKQREEASRVMLIAKGIIGKLDGIRSRTDHEAEMIAGAAEATEKLSGSIRSVSQNTRSLAELSTKTDREALRGLESIQRAGQELTRISGVVSDATKSILELGKSSEEISQIITIIDEIAEQTNLLALNAAIEAARAGEQGKGFAVVADEVRKLAERTTLSTREIAETIKSIQVQTEKSVRVMSSGSKEMIDLMGVMEEASTLLSGITASVNQVTIRVNEIAEDSARQSEAVSNVTEAVESSSRGIQLIRQNAKESADAGVEMDSRMKELERYLAQFRTDA, from the coding sequence TTGAAATTACAGGGAAAGATCCAGCTGTCCGTGTTTTTGATTCTGCTCCTGTTTCTTTCTGTGACGGGGGTACTGACGATCTATAAGGTTTCGGGTGATCTGATGAATCAGGAGGGAAAACGATCCGAAATGATGGGACAGTCCATCATCGGTAGCCTTTCGACGGTGATGATGTCGGTCAATGCACCAGTCCTTTCTCAGAAGGTTATAGAGGATCAGAAACATCTTGAAGGGATTTTGAGGGTTCAGGTTCTTCGGCCATCCGGCAAGCAGGCGTTCTATGACAACAAGATGATTGATCGGGTCAACGCATGGAGGCATTACGATGCCTACGCCCGTCGTTCATTCTTTTCCCGGCCCAAGAATGATTCTGGCCGTCTGGGGCAGGATTCCCGTTTCAAGAATGTTCTTTTATACGGTCGTGCCGTTTCATATCAGGAAACAGTTGATGGAACTCCTGCACTGACCCGGTTACTGCCGATCAAAATGTCCAATAACTGTCTTCTCTGCCATGGATTCCAAAAGGATCAGCCAGTCATGGCGGTTCTCAGGATCAGTACCCCCCTGACGGCTTTCAATCATTCGAAAAATTCCATGATCATGGAGATTTCCATATTGTCACTTGCAACGATGATTGTTCTCTCCGTCCTTCTGTCCATTACGATGAGAACCCTTGCCATCCGACCGATTCAGGAGATCGTTTCAGTGATTGAGCAGACGGCCCAGGGGGATCTTACCCGGACCGTCCAGCCCAGAACCGGTGACGAAATCGGAAGCTTGATGACGCATTTTAATGAGATGGTCATGAAGATCCGTGAAGTCGTTATAAAACAGCGGGAAGAAGCCTCCAGGGTCATGCTGATTGCCAAGGGTATCATCGGAAAGCTTGACGGCATCCGCTCCAGGACGGACCATGAGGCCGAAATGATTGCCGGTGCGGCCGAAGCCACGGAAAAGCTATCCGGATCGATCCGGTCTGTGAGCCAAAATACCCGCTCCCTGGCAGAACTCTCCACGAAAACCGATCGGGAAGCCCTGAGGGGACTGGAATCCATTCAGAGGGCCGGGCAGGAACTGACACGAATTTCCGGAGTCGTCTCCGATGCGACCAAAAGCATTTTGGAGCTTGGCAAGTCCTCCGAGGAAATCTCCCAGATCATCACCATTATTGACGAGATCGCCGAGCAGACCAATCTCCTTGCCCTCAATGCGGCCATTGAAGCCGCACGTGCAGGGGAGCAGGGAAAAGGATTTGCTGTCGTTGCCGACGAGGTTAGAAAACTGGCGGAAAGAACGACACTTTCCACGCGGGAAATTGCCGAGACGATAAAGTCTATTCAGGTTCAGACCGAAAAGTCGGTAAGGGTGATGTCTTCGGGATCGAAGGAGATGATCGATCTGATGGGGGTGATGGAGGAGGCTTCCACACTGCTCTCCGGAATCACCGCTTCCGTCAATCAGGTGACGATCCGTGTCAACGAGATCGCCGAAGATTCTGCCCGACAGAGTGAAGCGGTTTCCAATGTGACAGAAGCGGTGGAAAGCTCCTCCCGCGGAATTCAGCTGATCCGTCAAAATGCGAAAGAGTCCGCTGATGCCGGGGTGGAGATGGATTCAAGAATGAAAGAGCTTGAACGATATCTCGCGCAGTTCAGGACGGATGCCTGA